In Leptospira venezuelensis, the DNA window CCTAACGAAGACGATCGTTTTTATCTTAGAAAGATGACCGAGAAAAAGTTACTCGATCAACTTGCTTCAAAATATCCTGAGTATAATGAGCAGAACTTTTTAAATTTCGAAAAAGCACTTAAAGAGCAAGGGATCAAACTTAGCTCTGATGTTGCCAGAGCAGTGTATAAAAATAAAACTCAGGCGGAAAAAGACAGAACTATGACTGATTTGGAATTAGATCCTCAATTGAAAAAGGCAGTGGATCTACTTTCTTCCAAATCTTAATTATGATCGGTCTTGGAATAGAGACTAGCTGCGATGAAACCAGTCTAGCTATTGTGAAAGATGGGAAAGAATTACTTTCCCTGAAAATTTTCAGCCAAATAGATCTACATAAACCTTTTAGAGGGATTGTTCCGGAGATCGCTTCCCGCGCTCACTTAGAGAAAATCAATCCTCTTCTCTCTGAAGTTTTAGAAGAATCTAAACTTAAACTTTCCGATTTGAATTATGTGGCTGTGACCAGATCTCCAGGGCTTACTGGTTCGCTTATGATAGGCGCACAATTAGCAAGATCCATTCATGCAGTGTATGGAACACCTATCGTTCCACTTTGTCATTTACAGGCCCATTTCGCAGTGTTACATTTAGAAGAAGTGGAGCCAGTCTTTCCGGTATTAGGTTTACTTCTTTCCGGTGGGAACTCTGCTATCTATAAAATCCCTCATTTTGGCAAAATGGAAGTGGTGGGAGATACAATGGATGATGCTTTGGGAGAAGCATTTGATAAGGTGGCCGGTTTATTGTCTCTACCTTATCCAGGTGGACCTCCTATTGAAAAGGAAGCATCAAAGTATGTTCCTGAGCCTAAGGAAAAAGATCTTTTACCTCCACTTCTTAGGAATCTGGAGCAGGATCGTGTAGCTTTCTCTTTTTCAGGTTTAAAAACGGCGGTTTCTCATTTGATCGCAAAACGACCGGATCTGTCCACTCAGGCTGTATGTTATCATTTCCAAAAGACTGCGTTTGAACTTGTGGAAAGAAATTTAAAACGCGCAGTCTCCATTACTGGGATTAAAAGAATCGTAGCGGGTGGAGGGGTCTTAGCGAATTCTACACTTCGTAACAGATTATCTCAATTCGCGGAAAAAAATTCCCTGGAATTTTTTTCTCCCCAAAAAAAGATCTACTGCACGGATAACGGCGCGATGGTAGCTGCCCTCGGCTACTATCTATTTAAACAGGGATATTCTAAGAGTTTGGACTTTACAGTAAGTCCGGTAAGGCAGGAGACCTATATATGAATCGCAGGATACATTGGATTCCAAATATGATCACCCTCGGGAACTTGAGTATGGGATTTGTTTCCATTCTTATTGCTTCTGAGGCAACAGGTAACGGACCTCAATCCTATATACTCTCCGGATTTTTTATCTTACTCGCAGCAATCTGCGATGGGTTAGATGGAATGGTGGCAAGAGCTTTGGATGCAACTAGCGAACTAGGTGCTGATCTTGATAGTCTTGCAGATCTAACTGCATTCGGTATCGCACCTGGATTCCTTTTTTATAATATGGTTCTTGGAGAATACAAGATTGATGTTTTCGGAAAAGAAGACCTTTTCCCGATTGGAATGCTGATCGCTGCGATCTTTCCTGCTTGTGCCGCATATAGATTAGCAAGATTTAATGTTGCTCATGATCCTTCTTCCTTTACAGGTTTGCCATCTCCTATTGCGGGAATTACTATCGGTTTTCTTCCGATTTTTTTAGGAAAAGACCATACTCTTCCTCATTGGTTGGGAATACCTCTGTTTATCCTAATCGCTTTTTTAATGGTTTCTAATGTTCGTTATGGAAAGCCTCAGGTGGCAATCCGCTCCAAGCTTACTCCATTACGTGCTAGTTTGATGCTCGGTGCAGCTTTGATCGCTCTATTCTTTATTGGAATTGCTCGTTGGCCTTGGCTTGTTTACGGGCTGATTTGTTTGTATATCTTCTCCGGATTATTAACTTTCTTAATCCATATTATCCAGGAACTAAGAGTAAAACTAGACTAAAAGTTTTCCTCTAAACTTTAGATTTTTATAAAGAGAAGTAGTCGAAAGGCCGCTTCTCTTTTTTATATCCGTCGCCTTTTAATCGAATAGAGGAATATACACCTGGAATCGCATACTTACACCGTCACCACTACCTTCCTTCTCTCTTGTATGGCGTATATGAATTGAGAAGTAAGGATGAAATATCCGTAAAAAAGAATAAAAGGATTTGTCCGTCACAACCAATCCAGTTTCCTCCGGAGTGATGGATTCCTCTGCGAATGCTGGATATAAATTTTTCTCTTCTGCATATATAAGGCTCGAGTAGATTTTCCAATTTTTACCTATAGAAATTTGTAATCCTGCTTCGGTAAGTTTATCTCCGTTTTTTCTCCACTCTTGGCCTAGTTCCCATCTCCAAAACTTTCTCTGGTAAGATACATAGACCCCCTTCGCAAAAATCCAAGAAGTATGATCCGAAAAAGAATAGGCTCTGGCTTGAGCAAGGATCGCGAACCAAGGAAATTCCAAAATTTCCATCCTGCCTAAAATGGATTGAGCAGTGTAGATCTCTTTTCCTTCGGAAGAATATCGACTCGATTCGGCGAATTGTAATCTTCTATAAGGACCTGGTTCCCAAACGAATCTGAATAATTCTGCTTTTTCTTCCGGATCGGTTCTTTCCGAGAGCTGGAAGAGTTGTCCCGATCTTCCTCTAAATCCAGAAGCGAATATCCTTTTGTCTTTTTCTTTATCCGACCAAGCAGCCGATACAATTCCTTGAGGATCGCCTTTAGTCCCGAATATTTCGGTCCTGAACCAATATGGTCTTTTCTCTGATTTTCTTTCCTCGGAAGAAGGGAATTCTAAAAGTATGAATCCTTCCTTTGTTTGGGGAGAGTATGCTAACTCTAAATAGTTTTTATATGGTTTGAAGAAGAAGCCTGGCCGCTTATTCGCGGAAGCCTCTGCATAATAAGTTCCTAATGTACTTTCTCCGAATTTTAATCCTAAAAATCCCGTTCTAACGGTTGGTTGTTCTAAAAACCAGAAGGAGGAAAAATCGAATTTCTCTCTTAAAAAGAAAAAATGATTTAAGGGTCTGAATCGATTCCCATAAGAAAGATAAACATGTTTATTTTCGAATAGATAAGAGCCTAAGGTTGTTTCTCCTCTTTTTTCCAAGAATACTTTGTGTTTAGAACATTCTTCATCAGGAAGGATCAAAATAAAATTTCTGAAACAAACTTCTCCCCTGAACCAAACCGTCTCTTGTCTTTTGGTATTATACCTGGAATCATATCCTGAAAAGGAAACTCCTATAGAAAAAGGAGCGGGTAGGTTTTCCGCTGCTAGAATATTCGAAAAAAAGAATAATACGAAAAGGGATTTTTTCATTTAGAAACCCCTTTTGGTTCGGATCAGTTTGTTAATTTTTCTTCTTTTGAGTTCGGGAATTGAATCCAGATATGTTTCGAATTTTTCGGCGGGGCCTTTGGAATAGGAAGAAATAGAAATGGATTCTTGTAAGGAAAATCCAAGTCTTAGTAACTCTTCTGCTTCTAAGGAAGGATAAATATTCGTTCTTTCAGCCTGGGCTTGCGGTGGAGCTGTAAGTTTGGGATCTTCTTCTTTTTTATAAAATGGAGAAAATCCGAATCCTATAAATCCGATTGGATCTTTCTCTGATTCGAAACCTTCTACCTGACCTAAAAATCCCTCCCAGTTCCCATAAACTACAATTGAGATTCTATCTTCAGGATCGAATGAGCGACTTCGGATCCTTTCGTAACCTAGGCTTATCCTGAATTCCGAGTTTTGGGAGGAGCCAAGTAGTACACCTACAGAATTTTCTTCCTGGTTCTTTCTTCCAAAAAGATCCCAACTGAGTTTAGAATTATAGATACCTAAAGAAGTAAAATAAGAAGAAGGTTCCGAACCTTCTGCTCCGAATTTAAACCTAAAACCGAAGTCGCGATACAGTTCTGCTTGGTAACCTAAGGAAACTGTTTCGAAAAATTTCCCTTCTTTGTTTCGGCTACTTCTAACATAAGAGAGTCTATATTCCTCTTTTGAGCCGAATGAGAATGGGAGCTGTAGAGAAATTCCTGACAGCGGAACTTCTTCTTTTTCATATATTCCAAAAAGGGATATTTCCCCGCCTTTCCACCAAGGACGAAACCAAACCTCCGCGGGTATATTTCGATCGAATCCGAATATAAAAGCGCTGGGAAGAAGAAGGATGGCTAAATGTAGGAACCTCATTCCCGAGACGGGTCAAACTCAATGGGAGGCGATTGCGGTTTTTACGGAATTAGGTGATTTTTTCCAGATTGTTAACCCTACTGAACTCAGGATTTGTCCGGGCTGCGAATAGAATGGATCTTGTGAATGAGAAGGTGCCGGGCAGATATTCGGAAATTTCTCTAAAAAATCACAGTAAACGCTTGACGGTAACTATAAATGCGTATAGTATATTAATAACCGTTTAGTAGATTATTGGTGTGAAAATTTCAATTTATGTCGTCTAAATAGACGAGGGAAAGAAAGTTATGATGATTCGATCTCTACAAGATTCAGGTGCTTACGAAAGAAGCCGTAAAGGTCTCGCTGGAGCGGGATTCGATTGGAGGGAAAAAGTTCGTTCTTCTGAACCGAACTCTAAGACCTTCGCGGACTATTTGGAAGAATCTTTCCAAGGGGACTTGGTCCAGGATGGAAATTGGTTCTCTGAAACACTTTCCGAGCTGAGTAAGAAGAACCTGAGAAAAATCTAAACTTGGCTGAGCGCTGGGGCTCAGGCTTAGATCCTAGATCTCGTATCCTTCATGATGCGGATGATCTAGAAGATTGGGAGCTGATTGCCGTTCTTTTAGGCAAAGGGAGCAGGGGCCTTCCTGTCGAAGATCTCAGCCGAGATATTCTAAAAATGTCCCGAGGATTGGGGGGACTTCTCTCATCCAATATTCCTAGAAATTTTCATATCAACGG includes these proteins:
- the tsaD gene encoding tRNA (adenosine(37)-N6)-threonylcarbamoyltransferase complex transferase subunit TsaD yields the protein MIGLGIETSCDETSLAIVKDGKELLSLKIFSQIDLHKPFRGIVPEIASRAHLEKINPLLSEVLEESKLKLSDLNYVAVTRSPGLTGSLMIGAQLARSIHAVYGTPIVPLCHLQAHFAVLHLEEVEPVFPVLGLLLSGGNSAIYKIPHFGKMEVVGDTMDDALGEAFDKVAGLLSLPYPGGPPIEKEASKYVPEPKEKDLLPPLLRNLEQDRVAFSFSGLKTAVSHLIAKRPDLSTQAVCYHFQKTAFELVERNLKRAVSITGIKRIVAGGGVLANSTLRNRLSQFAEKNSLEFFSPQKKIYCTDNGAMVAALGYYLFKQGYSKSLDFTVSPVRQETYI
- the pssA gene encoding CDP-diacylglycerol--serine O-phosphatidyltransferase, with product MNRRIHWIPNMITLGNLSMGFVSILIASEATGNGPQSYILSGFFILLAAICDGLDGMVARALDATSELGADLDSLADLTAFGIAPGFLFYNMVLGEYKIDVFGKEDLFPIGMLIAAIFPACAAYRLARFNVAHDPSSFTGLPSPIAGITIGFLPIFLGKDHTLPHWLGIPLFILIAFLMVSNVRYGKPQVAIRSKLTPLRASLMLGAALIALFFIGIARWPWLVYGLICLYIFSGLLTFLIHIIQELRVKLD
- a CDS encoding LIC12298 family protein; this translates as MMIRSLQDSGAYERSRKGLAGAGFDWREKVRSSEPNSKTFADYLEESFQGDLVQDGNWFSETLSELSKKNLRKI